Genomic DNA from Oncorhynchus mykiss isolate Arlee chromosome 2, USDA_OmykA_1.1, whole genome shotgun sequence:
TTATAGATACtatgctacaatgacacacttaaTTAGCTACCCATCTCATTCCTTTCTTTTAGCATGTGCACGTAGTAAGTACACCATCAGGCTTTCGGGACATCATATCACCACAGTCCCTCTGTACGTCACCTTGGTtttgcacctgtgtgttttatcagtttctttagCGAACTCAATGACAGAAGCTAAAGAAAGGGGATATAGCAGCACACAAGAAGACCACCAATGCATGCTGGGCGGGGCCTGCCCTGAGCTGGTGAAGTGAGCGCTATTGGAGCGGGAGAGAAAGACGAAATTCGCTCAGCACTCCAGTTAAATTGGGTACGCTCCTCGCCCCACTCCAGCGCCactccgctcacatactctgaTAGTAACTAATGTGGATTTGAAAATGACTGATAGGTTTAAGCAATATGGTAATAGCTTCACCAACATGATGGTGGAATTTTGGCATATTGCTTTTACCTATACCAGTCATTTCAGATTTACACCTGTGTGTTTTAAAGACTAGTGCCTAGGgagtaggggatagggagtaggggCTAGGGCGTGGGGTTGATTTGGAGCTGGTGAGAGACTATTGGCTAGGGTGTAGGGTTGACTTGGAGCTGGTGAGAGACTAGTGGCTAGGAAGTAGGGTTGACTTGGAGCTGGTGAGAGACTAGTGGGTAGGAAGTAGGGTTGACTTGGAGCTGGTGAGAGACTAGTGGCTAGGGTGTAGGGTTGACTTGGAGCTGGTGAGAGACTATTGGCTAGGGTGTAGGGTTGACTTGGAGCTGGTGAGAGACTAGTGGCTAGGAAGTAGGGTTGACTTGGAGCTGGTGAGAGACTAGTGGCTAGGAAGTAGGGTTGACTTGGAGCTGGTGAGAGACTAGTGGCTAGGAAGTAGGGTTGACTTGGAGCTGGTGAGAGACTAGTGGCTAGGAAGTAGGGTTGACTTGGAGCTGGTGAGAGACTAGTGGCCAGGAAGTAGGGTTGACTTGGAGCTGGTGAGAGACTAGTGGCTAGGAAGTAGGGAGTAGGGTTGACTTGGAGCTGGTGAGAAACTAGTGGCTAGGAAGTAGGGAGTAGGGTTGACTTGGAGCTGGTGAGAAACTAGTGGCTAGGAAGTagggagtagggttgatttgGAGCTGGTGAGAGACTAGTGGCTAGGAAGTAGGGAGTAGGGTTGACTTGGAGCTGGTGAGAGACTAGTGGCTAGGAAGTAGGGTTGACTTGGAGCTGGTGAGCGACTAGTGGCTAGGAAGTAGGGTTGACTTGGAGCTGGTGAGAGACTAGTGGCTAGGAAGTAGGGAGTAGATTGATTTGGAGCCGTGAGAGACTAGGGAGTATGGGCTAGGGCGTAGGGAGAAGGGTTGATTTGGAGCCATGAGAGACTAGTGCCTTGTTGTGGGTCAGTCAGCTGTCCATGTTGACCCCATAACGTGGTGTGACGCAACAGGTGTGTTTTGTGTGTCAGGGTCAAGCCAAGTGGTATCTGTTACTTCACCATCATGCAGAGCTACCGTGTGTGgatcaacatcaacaacatgcagaTAGATATCTGACACTCAACTATTAGAGGACCCTGAGCTCAGATTCATTACATAGTGTTTTAGATTGGAGGAGATTATTTAATAGATTTACAGTAAATGTCAAGTGGGGTATCAATAAATGAACGTTTTTttcaaatacagtacagtaatgttTTACACGTGGGAATAGTCCAAAGCAATGTCAGACAGACGTGTTGTTATTTTGGGTTCTGTATTGAAATGAGCTAATGTATCGCGATCCTATGATCGAGGTCTGTTCATGTTTGGTCGGTGCCTGTGACCCCGTATGCCACAGTGGGAGGGCCCAGGAGAGAGCGTGTTCACGGCCCAGCCCCCTTGACGTGACAGCTGGGCGAAGCGGACTTAGACAGCAGTGGTATCCCTCTCCTATGTTAAGCAGTGTCAAACTGAACTGAAGTTGGGAACGATTGGAAATCCGCGTGAAACAAGTGTCTGTTCAGTTCCAACGAAACCTATCTTAAATTAATCGTTCTAAATAACCTGTGCTTTCGCAGAGCTGACTGATCTCTGTGAGATTGCAAAAACATTCTCTATAAAACATTGTTGCCTACTGTTTACCGCAAAAATGATGATGCACTCGTCTCAGAAGGACACAACCTACACAAAGATATTTGTAGGAGGTCTTCCATATCACACCACGGACTCCAGTCTCAGGAAATACTTCGAAGTGTTCGGTGATATCGACGAGGCTGTTGTTataacggacagacagacgggcaaaTCCAGAGGTTATGGATTCGTAAGTATTATAGATGTACATTTGAATGTCATTGTGATTGATTGATCGATCGATTGCGTAATTAGTTTGTCATATTGTTAAATGCAGACATTATGGGTAGAATCTTAAATGTATCCAGCACCAATATGTCTTGAATGAAAAAGGCTGTCATTCGCCTATCCATAATGCGTCTGATGTTACTTATTGATTCACACAATTTTGTAGCCCATTTATGAACGGTCAATGAATTGCAGTTCCGGAATGGGCTCACCGTTCTGTTCTGCTAAGTATCTGCTGAAGCTCAGGCGTGGTGTCTTGGGCTCACCGTTCTGTTCTGCTAAGTATCGGCTGAAGCTCAGGCGTGGTGTCTTGGGCTCACCGTTCTGTTCTGCTGAGTATCAGCTGAAGCTCAGGCGTGGTGTCTTGGGCTCACGAGGTCCACGGTGATGTGATGGAATCATCCTAGAAATGCTGACTTGTGCTTCATAAACCATGTCTTTACCTTCAACTAATGAAGGAACATTTTTCTCTACACTTTTCCTTATTCTGATTGTAATACCCTCGTGCTTTTCTTATTGAGACGTGATCAATACTTTTAAATGAATTGTAGTTCAATGACCAGCTTTAGCCAACCCCCCCACTGAGTGAACATCTGATCAATTCAGACAACGGAAACATGTATTTATTCTGTATTCTTCCCTTTCCGTCCCTCAGGTGACGATGGCAGACCGGGCGTCTGCGGACCGAGCCTGCAAGGACCCAAACCCCATCATCGACGGCCGGAAAGCCAATGTGAACCTGGCCTACCTGGGGGCCAAGCCCAGGGTCATGCAGCCAGGTGAGGGGATGGACGCGCTGGCGGAGGGCTGCGCCACACGTTTATTTCACAGCTTGGACGACCAAGGTGGCGTACAAACAATGACGAGCTGCTAAAACGAGCAAACTAACCACCTGCTTACAGTATGTTAACACACGGTGTGTAGTATGGTAGATGTGTAACATGGGATTTAGACAAAGTGTACTGTAGTGGGGGGGACTAGCAGAACAGGCAGTGAAGCTAGTGTGAATGAAGATAGGTTATTTTTACAGACACCAAatgtttaaaatgtgtttttttcctaCCATCTACCTGATCTATAAGTACTTGAGCAGTTACATTGGAAGCACTGATCACATTTGATATAATGGGATTATAATGCATTTATAATATGTGTATATAGTTCAAGCTTTAGATTGAACACATAACGGTAGAGTTAAAAACAACTTGTTCCTATTCCAGGTTTCTCATTTGGTGTTCCTCAAATCCATCCAGCGTTCATCCAGAGGCCTTATGGGTACGTTATGACATAGTGAGACTCCTTGTCTTGTTGGACGTGTGTCATATTAAAACAACGTATTTCACTGCATCTGtccagtgtatgtgacaatatcatgtatttcatgtttattAACATCTTTTACAGGGTAGAAAATGTTCAACTAGTGTAAGGTTGTAGAATTACCATAACTTTCCCAGGATGTTCCAGAAATCCCAGTTACAAGATTGGGACAttgggaaagttaccagaatttttCAACCCTAAACTAGTTGTAGAATATCATACTGTTACACCACCTGTTTTGTTCACAGCTGATCATTTTGAATGATCTATGTGCCCGTTTCTATTCTTACCCGCAGTATCTAGTGATTTTCATCTTTTAAAAAATACCTTGGATTGTAAAATGGAATGTTTTCTTTCTCTAGAGTGGTGGGACTGTAAGCCCCGCCCATTCATTCTCTTTTGAGTGTGGAGGTGGGACTGTAAGCCCCGCCCATTCATTCTCTTTTGAGTGTGGAGGCGGGACTGTGTCTTGTGTGGTGTGCATCTCTGCGTGCCATTCTTAGATTCTAAAGCGTGAATCTAATTCTGATTCTAAACGTGATGTCACCAGTTGTcaatgtctatctctctctgatctGACAGGCTGGCTTACGGGTAAGAAACTGTATCTGATGGAGGGACATGATGGTTTGAGGATGAATAGCTGAATCTGCATTGGGCAGATCACTAACGTCTTACCAGTatactctgacacacacaaacaagctgaAATGGTGATTAGATGCATGGAAGTTGGTTTTATTGTCATCTTTCTGTTGCGGTTTTCCATAGTCCATAGATTGGTGTGCGTGCCTTTGTTTCAGTATGAAGTGGTTTTCAGCTGAACTGCGTGCTTCCCTtacgggggtgggggggggggggggggttcaggagTGGTGGTTGAGGGATGTTCCTGCAGACTCTAAGAGTTTGGATATTTCAGATTTAACTTTGTCACGGGGTGTTGATTCTGATCTGTTTTTTTAACTTGATTTTTAACGATTGATTGTGCTGTAGCCTgtgtccccccccctccccctcccccgttTCTTAGTTAACAACGTTATCATATGTTTTGTTGTTGATGGGGTTGATCACCAGTGTTGCTACGTGACTTGTCTAGGACCTTCCAAATCCCCCCGCACAACAAAACAACTCTTGGCTTGCATGTTGGAGATCCTTTCCTATCTTTGGTTTTCTCTACTCATGATGTTGTGGTTTCTGTTTTCTTTCTCAAATTAACCCATTGCTTCCTCCTGTAGCTCACATCATCTTCTTCTATCTCTTTCCCTCCTGCTCATGACTTAGACCAGGAACCAACTCAGTGAAAGATATCTGATGGCTAGAACTAAGGTTGCAAAGGCAGGATATATATTACTGTAAACTTTACAAGTTTATAttggtatctttcaaggattttatgtaatctgtcacaagacatctagtggcccttttgggtatTTCAGGTTATCAAAGGTGTCTAATagtctctggtcctctctccggCCTTATCACAAGTAAAATATATGAAATCATTAAATAAGATGATTTTGAAACAGAAAATAGAATGATGAAGCTGtcaaacattatcctaaatacaAAACCATCAAGTTATATTGTGAGTTTCAGCATGAAACTATTTTagttattttactatgtcaacatgtatttgttgtcaatgttttggaGTCCAACTGGTGCCAGGTGTGATAAAAGCCAccagttggaagagttgcagaggtcattgaaaataatgccattgttgattagatgcccTTTTAAaaattaattaggctatttttacttcaaccatatggtctatctactagaaactcatggacgaTATGGACAGAAATAACAAATCAATAACATATAATAAAACAAatcaagtataaattaccaaagttacgaTAGATTGCCACAGATTTTCTGTTAACTTACCAAAATGACTGAAGATTCCAGTAACTTTTGTAAATTACTGGTAGCTTTGCAACGCCTAGCTAGACCTCTGAAGCCACAAACCACTGTAGAAATGTGTCCatacagagaagagaaagagtgagtgagagaaatggTGAGAGGAAGGATGGAACCGGAGAATGGTGTCAGTACTGTGGGACACACGAGACAGTGTGTTTATGGTGTGGATGGATTTGTAATGGAGCCCCTCTACTGGAACAATACAGGGAACTGAGATGACTGAGGACACCCGCACTTCCAAAAGGAACTCGTTTATTCAAACAGACATCCTGATCCACTCTGTTGTCGCTCATTGGTGACCCAATATCTCATTTGTTTTAATACCAAAGGTCTGATTCTAGTTCTCACTGAGTGTAAACTGACAGCAAATACCAAATGTAAGTAGATTGTAGTGTGGAACATAGATTAATACTAACCAAGATATCCAAGTAGGATACAGAAGTTCTAACCTTTACCATGTAAAACATACAGCATATTTAAAAGGCATACATACAGCCAGTAAACATGGAGTGTAAACTGATCTCAGATAAGTTGTTTGCAGAGTGGTAGACTACTGGTCAGGCAGCAGCTGTTCAGTGTTCTACACGGCTTCTCAAATTCCGCTGGAAAATGAGAGTCGCTCGGCGGGGCCCTAAATAATGGATGTCATAGACAGGGCCTTCGCTGGCTCGATCACTCGCTCACCGGCGGACAACAGGTGGGCTGCCTGAGACATGTGCCCAGGGACCGGGGGGCCTGTGTGCCTCTGTTCTAGGGGATTACCCATGTGTCTCAGTGATTTACAAAGCACCTTTATTTAGCCCTGAACTTTCAACACAAAATGGCCGCCTGCTCTGTCGTCCTCCAACCAGAGGAAAGGTTAATGTCGATCGGACCAGTTTCAGCAGTAGGAGTAGGAGCTCTCTATGTCCTCTGTGTCTTCTACAACTGCCTGTCCTCTGTGTCTTCTACATCTCTGCATGTCTTCTACAACTCTGCCTGTCCTCTGTGTCTTCTACaactctgtctgtcctctgtgtCTCTTCTATAATTCTGTTTGACAGACAGGTGGACTCTGTTACAGTCATAGAGACAGACATATGGACTCTGTTACagtcatagagagacagacaggttgactCTGTTACagtcatagagagacagacaggtggactCTGTTACagtcatagagagacagacaggtggactCTGTTACagtcatagagacagacaggtggactCTGTTACagtcatagagagacagacaggtggactCTGTTACAGtcatagagagatagacaggttGACTCTGTTACAGccatagagatagacagatggACTCTGTTACagtcatagagagacagacaggtggactATGTTACagtcatagagagacagacaggttgactCTGTTACagtcatagagagacagacaggtggactagtaagtcatgaggtcactgagacagaggaagggaatagtaagtcatgaggtcactgagacagaggaagggaatagtaagtcatgaggtcagtgagacagaggaggggaatagtaagtcatgaggtcactgagacagaggaagggaataGTAAGTCATGAGGTCAGTGAGACAGAAAGGGAATAGTAAGTCATGAGGTCActgagacagaggaagggaatagtaagtcatgaggtcactgagacaggaagggaatagtaagtcatgaggtcactgagacagaggaagggaataGTAAGTCATGAGGTCAGTGAGACATAGGAAGGGAATAGTAAGTCATGAGGTCagtgagacagaggaggggaatagtaagtcatgaggtcactgagacagaggaagggaataGTAAGTCCTGAGGTCActgagacagaggaagggaatagtaagtcatgaggtcactgagacagaggaagggaataGTAAGTCATGAGGTCACTAAGACAGAGGAAGGGAATAGTAAGTAATGAGGTCACTAAGACAGAGGAAGGGAATAGTAAGTCATGAGGTCActgagacagaggaagggaatagtaagtcatgaggtcactgagacagaggaggggaatagtaagtcatgaggtcagtgagacagaggaagggaatagtaagtcatgaggtcagtgagacagaggaagggaatagtaagtcatgaggtcagtgagacagaggaagggaatagtaagtcatgaggtcagtgagacagaggaggggaatagtaagtcatgaggtcagtgagacagaggaagggaatagtaagtcatgaggtcagtgagacagaggaagggaatagtaagtcatgaggtcagtgagacagaggaagggaatagtaagtcatgaggtcagtgagacagaggaagggaatagtaagtcatgaggtcactgagacagaggaagggaatagtaagtcatgaggtcactgagaaagagaaagggaatagtaagtcatgaggtcactaagacagaggaagggaatagtaagtcatgaggtcactgagacagaggaggggaatagtaagtcatgaggtcactgagacagaggaggggaataGTAAGTCATGAGGTCACTAAGACAGAGGAGGGGAATAGTAAGTCATGAGGTCACTGAGACAGAAAGGGAATAGTAAGTCATGAGGTCACTAAGACAGAGGAGGGGAATAGTAAGTCATGAGGTcactgagacagaggaggggaatagtaagtcatgaggtcagtgagacagaggaagggaataGTAAGTCATGAGGTCACTAAGACAGAGGAAGGGAATAGTAAGTCATGAGGTCAGTGAGACAGAAAGGGAATAGTAAGTCATGAGGTCACTAAGACAGAGGAGGGGAATAGTAAGTCATGAGGTcactgagacagaggaggggaatagtaagtcatgaggtcagtgagacagaggaagggaatagtaagtcatgaggtcactaagacagaggaagggaatagtaagtcatgaggtcagggagacagaggaagggaatagtaagtcatgaggtcactgagacagaggaagggaatagtaagtcatgaggtcactaagacagaggaagggaatagtaagtcatgaggtcagtgagacagaggaagggaatagtaagtcatgaggtcagggagacagaggaagggaatagtaagtcatgaggtcactgagacagaggaggggaatagtaagtcatgaggtcactgagacagaggaggggaatagtaagtcatgaggtcactaagacagaggaagggaatagtaagtcatgaggtcactgagacagaggaagggaatagtaagtcatgaggtcagtgagacagaggaggggaatagtaagtcatgaggtcactaagacagaggaagggaatagtaagtcatgaggtcagtgagacagaggaagtgaatagtaagtcatgaggtcactgagacagaggaggggaatagtaagtcatgaggtcagtgagacagaggaagggaataGTAAGTCATGAGGTCAGTGAGACAGAGGATGGGAATAGTAAGTCATGAGGTCActgagacagaggaagggaatagtaagtcatgaggtcactgagacagaggaagggaatagtaagtcatgaggtcactgagacagaggaagggaatagtaagtcatgaggtcactgagacagaggaagggaatagtaagtcatgaggtcactgagacagaggaagggaatagtaagtcatgaggtcactgagacagaggaggggaatagtaagtcatgaggtcactaagacagaggaagggaatagtaagtcatgaggtcagggagacagaggaagggaatagtaagtcatgaggtcactgagacagaggaagggaatagtaagtcatgaggtcactgagacagaggaagggaataGTAAGTCATGAGGTCACTAAGACAGAGGAAGGGAATATTTATCCTCCAGAGTTGACCGAGGTCATGCCATGTgctgctgtaggagagagagaagagagagaagacagaggaggagagagaagacagagaagacagaggaAGGGAATAGTTATCCTCCAGATTTGACCGAGGTCATGCCATGTgctgctgtaggagagagaggcTCAGCTTGTCCGTTAGTGATGACAAGAGGAGAAAAAAATAGCCTCCAGCCTCTACTGTCACTCtcccgggtgtgtgtgtgtgtgtgtgtgtgtgtgtgtgtgtgtgtgtgtgtgtgtgtgtgtgtgtgtgtgtgtgtgtgtgtgtgtgtgtgtgtgtgtgtgtgtgtgtgtgtgtgtgtgtgtgtgtgtgtgcctgaatgtgtgcgtgtgcatgtgcgtgagtatgcgtgtatgtgtgtgtgtgtgcgtgtgcatgtgcgtgagtatgcgtgtgtgtgtgtgtgtatgacatgGCGCATCTTAGGACAGTTTTAACACCTGGTCTCTGTTTGCTGGAGGTGACTGACGCTCAGGGTGGAAATAGAGCCAAATCTGCCCGGATACACGGGCTTGGATCACTCCATTTatactctctctgcctctctctgtctctctctgtctctctctctctctctctctctctctctctgcctctctctgtctctctctctctctctgcctctctctctctctctctgcctctctctctctctgtctctctctctctgcctctctctctctctctctgcctctctctctctctgtctctctctctctgcctctctctctctctctctctctctctgtctctctctctctgcctctctctgtttctctctctccagctgtctctctctctgtctctctctgtttctctctctctccatatgtctctctctgtctgcctctgtctctctctctctgtctctctccccctctctctccctctgtctctctgtctctctctgtctctctatccctctctctctctctgtccctctctttctctctctctctgtctctctctctctgtctctctgtctctctctccctcagtctctccctctgtctctctctctctctctccccatcttgcTCTTCcaataataaacatatttatATTTACTCAACCATAGGGTCTGGAGTTAAACAAGACACCTGGATTCATTATAAATTCATGTACACCACTACTCACTATAGGATTGATTGTTAAACATTTTACTCATCAAGGGTACTCACACAATAGCACTTATCGAAGCTCTATTCAGTAGTACTCATAGCAGGACAGAGGCATTTTTGAaaaatatttataataataatattagaaAACTAAAGTATGGAATTGAATAATAGAAGATGTTGAAGTGTGAACCTTCATAcataatctgtctgtctctctgacacatTTTCATTTTCTTCTGTGAGGCTTCTCTTTCATTTTAGTTGACTTTTTATCTGCGTTTGAGGACTTCACGTGTGTGGgcatgtggtgtgtggtgttgggACTGATTGTATGTTGACTGGGATAAGTTGAGTTGCAGTTCTTTCTTGATGTGTTGTGGTGCTGTGCGATCAGCTGGCATTGTGAGAGAACCCTCGTTCAGACACAGAGGGCTGGCCGGTATATCATCTCTAATGCCTAATTAAAGGATGATGATTCCTGAGCTTCAGACAGAGCTGTCTGGTTTCATGATGATTCCTGAGCTTCAGACAGAGCTGCTCTGGTTTCATGATGATTCCTGAGCTTCAGGCAGAGCTGCTCTGGTTTCATGATGATTCCTGAGCTTCAGACAGAGCTGCTCTGGTTTCATGATGATTCCTGAGCTTCAGACAGAGCTGCTCTGGTTTCATGATGATTCCTGAGCTTCAGACAGAGCTGTCTGGTTTCATGATGATTCCTGAGCTTCAGACAGAGCTGTCTGGTTTCATGATGATTCCTGAGCTTCAGACAGAGCTGTTCTGCTTTCCTTTTGGCTTGAAACCTTCTCTTTTTTACCCAGGGTTCCATTGGGTGGTGTTGCTGTGTTAATGAAATGAGGACTGGGTTGACGTTGTTTTGTCTTTGTGACGCCTGCTTTCCTGTGTTCCTGGGCTCAGTTTCAGTGTGTGTCCCAGATTGCAGAGTGGCTCTGTCTGTCCTCTGACCTTTGACATCTGTGTTCTACAGGATCCCAGCCCACTATGTCTACCCCCAGGCCTTTATGCAGCCAAGCACCATGGTCATCCCTCACAGCATGCAGTCGCCCGCCGCCACGGCCTCCGCCGCCTCCTCCCCGTACCTCGACTACACCGGAGCGGCCTACGCCCAGTACTCCGCCGCAGCCGCCAGCGCCGCGGCCGCCGCTGCCTACGAGCATTACCCGTACGCAGCCTCCCCGGCCCCTGCGGGCTACATGGCTGCAGCAGGGTATGGGTATGCGGTCCAGCAGCCCCTAGCAGCCGCAGCCACCCCGGGAGCAGCCGCAGCAGCTGCAGCCTTCGCCCAGTACCAGCCTCAGCAGCTTCAGGCAGACCGCATGCAgtaactgaccacaactactactattactgagCCTGGATAACAGAAGAGAAGAGGctatagagaggagggaggagggtataCTCACCCCCAGGACACTAcaaggggagaggtggggggagagtgtgaggaggggggagggatgaAGAGTGGAGTGTAGTGGTGGTCGTCAATCCTTGGCTTTAGAACATGCAGCGCTGCTACCAAAAGAGCCGGAAGAGAATCATCTCATAACTGAATAGAATTGTCTCATAACTGAAGAGAATCATCTCATAACTGAATAGAATCATCTCATAACTGAATAGAATCATCTCATAACTGAAGAGAATCATCTCAAAACTGAAGAGAATCATCTCAAAACTGAAGAGAATCATCTCATAACTGAATAGAATCATCTCATAACTGAATAGAATCGTCTCATAACTGAAGAGAATCATCTCAAAACTGAAGAGAATCATCTCAAAACTGAATAGAATCATCTCATAACTGAATAGAATCGTCTCATAACTGAAGAGAATCATCTCATAACTGAAGAGAATCATCTCATAACTGAAGAGAATCATCTCATAACTGAAGAGAATCATCTCATAACTGAAGAGAATAGTTACTTCATTATTCAAATATCATCAGTGTTGTCATCACTAAattattgttttttgttgttgtcattatATCAGAAATATTTAATATTTATTCATCAGGACAAATATCTAGAATTATTATTTAAGATATGACCTCATAACCAACCTTTAAGTTTAAGTTAATAATTTTAAGCATATTTAATGTGTAGTAAATTAAATG
This window encodes:
- the rbm24b gene encoding RNA-binding protein 24b isoform X3 is translated as MMMHSSQKDTTYTKIFVGGLPYHTTDSSLRKYFEVFGDIDEAVVITDRQTGKSRGYGFVTMADRASADRACKDPNPIIDGRKANVNLAYLGAKPRVMQPGFSFGVPQIHPAFIQRPYGLAYGIPAHYVYPQAFMQPSTMVIPHSMQSPAATASAASSPYLDYTGAAYAQYSAAAASAAAAAAYEHYPYAASPAPAGYMAAAGYGYAVQQPLAAAATPGAAAAAAAFAQYQPQQLQADRMQ
- the rbm24b gene encoding RNA-binding protein 24b isoform X2 — translated: MMMHSSQKDTTYTKIFVGGLPYHTTDSSLRKYFEVFGDIDEAVVITDRQTGKSRGYGFVTMADRASADRACKDPNPIIDGRKANVNLAYLGAKPRVMQPGEGMDALAEGCATRLFHSLDDQGFSFGVPQIHPAFIQRPYGIPAHYVYPQAFMQPSTMVIPHSMQSPAATASAASSPYLDYTGAAYAQYSAAAASAAAAAAYEHYPYAASPAPAGYMAAAGYGYAVQQPLAAAATPGAAAAAAAFAQYQPQQLQADRMQ
- the rbm24b gene encoding RNA-binding protein 24b isoform X1, producing the protein MMMHSSQKDTTYTKIFVGGLPYHTTDSSLRKYFEVFGDIDEAVVITDRQTGKSRGYGFVTMADRASADRACKDPNPIIDGRKANVNLAYLGAKPRVMQPGEGMDALAEGCATRLFHSLDDQGFSFGVPQIHPAFIQRPYGLAYGIPAHYVYPQAFMQPSTMVIPHSMQSPAATASAASSPYLDYTGAAYAQYSAAAASAAAAAAYEHYPYAASPAPAGYMAAAGYGYAVQQPLAAAATPGAAAAAAAFAQYQPQQLQADRMQ
- the rbm24b gene encoding RNA-binding protein 24b isoform X4, whose translation is MMMHSSQKDTTYTKIFVGGLPYHTTDSSLRKYFEVFGDIDEAVVITDRQTGKSRGYGFVTMADRASADRACKDPNPIIDGRKANVNLAYLGAKPRVMQPGFSFGVPQIHPAFIQRPYGIPAHYVYPQAFMQPSTMVIPHSMQSPAATASAASSPYLDYTGAAYAQYSAAAASAAAAAAYEHYPYAASPAPAGYMAAAGYGYAVQQPLAAAATPGAAAAAAAFAQYQPQQLQADRMQ